The following proteins are co-located in the Spinactinospora alkalitolerans genome:
- a CDS encoding L-lactate permease — protein MTLDLWSWLLALSPLALLLVLMIVRNWGAAEAGALSWLATASIAALAFGMSLRDIGMQSVKGAMDALTIVYIIWPAILIYEITREADAFRPLQRGITRLLPHPLLQVMAFGWVFASFLQGITGFGVPIAVCAPLLVSIGVRPVHAVFIALIGHAWNNTFGTLAAAWVGLKQVTDLSPGEEALTALQASVLLWIVNIAAGLVICWMYGRARGVSEGLTAVALISLAHGGLGLVLSQWDDTLNGFLAALAGFVLIFGLGRLPMYRRSSAVRASPMFAGSAPSSGRAGGTGSGEDAATGTPSSGGRRAAPATGVGLTGGREAEASTTAREMPLGTAFLPYTALLGITLVILLIPPIERTLGGISVGLGFPPFTTGLGYATPAETSEMAVFTHAGTFLLAAAVVTYLCYARMRYLAKGAWKRALARTADKAIGATIAVLALVSMAAVMQGSGQASTLAQGVADWTGGVYILLAPFIGLFGTFITGSNLSGNLLFGPLQQTTATAAGLSGPAVLSGQTAGGALGAIISPSKVLLGTTTAGVSGREGEVLRMALPVTLLLTAVIGAVVFFFA, from the coding sequence ATGACTCTCGACCTGTGGTCGTGGCTGCTGGCGCTGTCGCCCCTGGCGCTGCTACTGGTCCTGATGATCGTCCGGAACTGGGGCGCCGCCGAAGCCGGTGCGCTGTCATGGCTGGCCACGGCCTCCATAGCGGCCCTCGCCTTCGGCATGTCCCTGCGCGACATCGGCATGCAGAGCGTCAAGGGAGCCATGGACGCGCTGACCATCGTCTACATCATCTGGCCCGCCATCCTCATCTACGAGATCACCCGCGAAGCGGACGCCTTCCGGCCGCTCCAGCGCGGCATCACCCGGCTCCTGCCCCATCCGCTCCTCCAGGTGATGGCGTTCGGCTGGGTGTTCGCGTCCTTCCTCCAGGGGATCACCGGGTTCGGAGTGCCGATCGCCGTCTGCGCTCCGCTGCTGGTGAGCATCGGAGTGCGTCCCGTCCACGCGGTGTTCATCGCGCTGATCGGGCACGCCTGGAACAACACCTTCGGCACCCTCGCGGCGGCATGGGTGGGGCTGAAGCAGGTCACCGACCTGTCCCCCGGGGAGGAGGCCTTGACCGCCCTGCAGGCATCGGTTCTGCTCTGGATCGTCAACATCGCGGCCGGTCTGGTCATCTGCTGGATGTACGGGCGCGCTCGGGGCGTATCGGAAGGGCTGACGGCGGTCGCCCTCATCTCGCTGGCCCACGGCGGTCTCGGCCTGGTCCTGTCCCAGTGGGACGACACGCTGAACGGCTTCCTCGCGGCTCTGGCCGGGTTCGTCCTCATCTTCGGCCTGGGGCGGCTGCCGATGTACCGCCGGAGTTCGGCCGTGCGCGCGAGCCCGATGTTCGCCGGTTCCGCACCGTCCTCCGGCAGAGCCGGCGGCACCGGTAGCGGCGAGGACGCGGCGACGGGGACCCCGTCGTCCGGTGGCCGGCGGGCCGCCCCGGCCACCGGCGTCGGCCTCACCGGCGGGAGGGAGGCCGAGGCCTCGACCACCGCCAGGGAGATGCCGTTGGGAACCGCCTTCCTCCCCTACACCGCGTTGCTCGGCATCACGCTGGTCATCCTGCTCATTCCACCGATCGAGAGGACATTGGGCGGCATATCGGTGGGACTCGGCTTCCCGCCGTTCACCACCGGCCTGGGATACGCCACTCCGGCCGAGACCTCGGAGATGGCGGTCTTCACCCATGCCGGCACCTTCCTGCTGGCGGCGGCCGTCGTCACCTATCTCTGCTACGCGAGGATGCGCTATCTGGCGAAGGGCGCCTGGAAACGGGCACTGGCCCGTACGGCGGACAAGGCCATCGGCGCCACCATCGCCGTGCTCGCCCTGGTGTCGATGGCGGCGGTCATGCAGGGGTCCGGACAGGCCAGCACCCTCGCCCAAGGCGTGGCCGACTGGACGGGAGGGGTCTACATCCTCCTCGCACCCTTCATCGGGCTGTTCGGCACCTTCATCACCGGATCGAACCTCTCGGGAAACCTGCTTTTCGGTCCGTTGCAGCAGACCACGGCGACGGCGGCCGGGCTGAGCGGCCCGGCCGTGCTCAGCGGCCAGACGGCCGGGGGCGCTCTCGGCGCGATCATCTCACCGAGCAAGGTCCTGCTCGGCACCACGACCGCGGGAGTGAGCGGGCGCGAAGGCGAGGTGCTGCGCATGGCGCTTCCCGTGACACTGCTGCTCACCGCGGTCATCGGCGCGGTCGTCTTCTTTTTCGCGTGA
- the ggt gene encoding gamma-glutamyltransferase, which translates to MEHTTRPVALARRGMVASPHYLASLSGLRTLQQGGTAVDAAIAVNATLGVVYPHMTGPGGDAFWLIHDAATGQVHALNGSGCSGERVTREAFHGHAAIPARGPLAAVTVPGAVDSWCAAHRRFGGLPLSEILEPAIGYARDGFAVCASHAACVHEIAETLSEHPHTRDTHLPLGRPPLMGEVIALPRLADTLETVAEKGRAGFYEGPVAAEIVASLQRAGGLLTTSDFAAHHATWEAPVSTTYRGFECYQHPPNSQGFAHLMILNIIEAFDVGAMRDGSAEYLHMVVEATKLAFADRDRYLTDPNFADIPLDHLLSKDYAAELRTRIDMRAARSTPAARPAGSDTTCSVVVDGQGNAVSVIQSLYHEFGSGFVAGDTGVLLQNRGSFFSLDPDHPNRLEPGKRTFHTLMPGMLLREGRPHLVYGTMGGEGQPQTSTALVNRVVDFGYDVQTAIDAPRWLHGRRWGDARQDLRVEGRFPAGVRDGLRALGHPLRAVRDYDDTMGHAQAIQVTDELLMGGADPRGEGLALGW; encoded by the coding sequence ATGGAACACACGACTCGTCCAGTCGCGCTGGCTCGGCGCGGCATGGTCGCATCGCCGCACTACCTGGCATCACTCTCCGGACTACGCACACTCCAACAAGGCGGAACGGCCGTCGACGCGGCGATCGCCGTGAACGCCACCCTCGGTGTCGTCTACCCCCACATGACCGGTCCCGGCGGGGACGCGTTCTGGCTGATCCACGACGCCGCCACAGGCCAGGTCCACGCCTTGAACGGGAGCGGGTGTTCGGGGGAGCGCGTGACACGGGAGGCCTTCCACGGCCACGCCGCCATCCCGGCCCGCGGCCCGCTGGCCGCGGTCACCGTCCCCGGCGCGGTCGACAGCTGGTGCGCCGCACACCGGCGATTCGGCGGGCTGCCGCTGTCGGAGATCCTGGAGCCCGCCATCGGCTATGCCCGCGACGGCTTCGCGGTGTGCGCGAGCCACGCCGCCTGCGTCCATGAAATCGCCGAAACGCTCAGCGAGCACCCGCACACCCGCGACACGCACCTGCCGCTGGGACGACCTCCTCTCATGGGCGAGGTCATCGCGCTGCCCAGGCTGGCCGACACCCTGGAGACGGTGGCGGAGAAGGGGCGCGCCGGATTCTACGAAGGACCGGTGGCCGCGGAGATCGTCGCATCACTGCAGCGCGCCGGCGGGCTGCTCACCACATCGGACTTCGCGGCGCACCACGCCACCTGGGAGGCCCCCGTATCCACGACCTACCGCGGATTCGAGTGCTATCAGCACCCGCCGAACTCCCAGGGGTTCGCCCACCTGATGATCCTGAACATCATCGAGGCGTTCGACGTGGGGGCGATGCGCGACGGCAGCGCGGAATACCTGCACATGGTGGTGGAAGCGACCAAGCTGGCCTTCGCCGACCGCGACCGCTACCTCACCGACCCGAACTTCGCCGACATCCCGCTCGACCACCTGCTGTCCAAGGACTACGCCGCCGAACTGCGGACCCGCATCGATATGCGGGCCGCCCGGAGCACACCGGCGGCCCGGCCCGCCGGCAGCGACACCACGTGCAGCGTCGTGGTGGACGGCCAAGGCAACGCCGTCTCCGTGATTCAGAGCCTCTACCACGAGTTCGGCTCCGGCTTCGTGGCCGGCGACACCGGCGTCCTGCTGCAGAACCGCGGTTCGTTCTTCTCCCTCGACCCCGACCACCCCAACCGGCTGGAACCGGGCAAGCGGACGTTCCACACCCTCATGCCCGGCATGCTGCTGCGCGAAGGGCGCCCCCATCTGGTCTACGGCACCATGGGCGGCGAGGGCCAACCGCAGACCTCCACCGCCCTGGTCAACCGGGTGGTCGACTTCGGCTATGACGTGCAGACCGCCATTGACGCCCCTCGCTGGCTGCACGGCCGCAGGTGGGGCGATGCCCGCCAGGACCTGCGCGTGGAGGGCCGGTTCCCGGCCGGGGTCCGGGACGGGCTGCGGGCGCTCGGCCATCCGCTCCGCGCCGTCCGCGACTACGACGACACCATGGGCCACGCCCAGGCGATCCAGGTCACCGACGAACTGCTGATGGGCGGAGCAGACCCGCGTGGCGAAGGGCTGGCACTGGGATGGTGA
- a CDS encoding FadR/GntR family transcriptional regulator — MPDRSDRTPELGIRRIPRARAHEEVVRQLRDQLANGVIRPGSRLPPEREMAERFGVSRATLRQALSALNSAGLIESRVGDGTFVRRDAVGTGVTALVEAFRMVPGTLGDQLGLRRLIEPQVAREAAEHAHGMDFDYLRQSIARQESKVSTGESFVDEDSTFHLAIAQATQNPLIVKMVEGIHELLRESRERSLRAPNGPRRSFEGHRRILTAIERGDGRAAYEAMVSHIADVERLSLHQITEEPSLAILDEAPTPPGPPTPAPGGPPGTASDTPPDSGH, encoded by the coding sequence GTGCCCGACCGGTCAGACCGAACCCCCGAGCTGGGAATCCGCCGGATTCCCCGCGCACGGGCCCATGAAGAGGTCGTTCGCCAACTGCGCGACCAACTGGCGAACGGGGTCATCCGTCCAGGCAGCCGCCTCCCGCCCGAGCGCGAGATGGCCGAGCGGTTCGGGGTGAGCCGCGCGACCCTGCGGCAGGCTCTTTCAGCGCTGAACAGCGCCGGACTGATCGAGAGCCGCGTCGGTGACGGCACGTTCGTCCGCCGCGACGCGGTCGGCACGGGCGTGACGGCCCTGGTCGAGGCGTTCCGGATGGTGCCGGGAACACTCGGGGACCAGCTCGGCCTGCGCCGCCTCATCGAACCCCAGGTCGCCCGCGAAGCCGCCGAACACGCGCACGGAATGGACTTCGACTACCTGCGGCAATCCATCGCTCGGCAGGAATCCAAGGTCAGCACCGGAGAATCCTTCGTCGACGAGGACAGCACCTTCCACCTCGCGATCGCCCAGGCCACGCAGAACCCCCTCATCGTCAAGATGGTCGAGGGGATCCATGAACTGCTGCGCGAGAGCAGGGAGCGCTCCTTGCGCGCTCCCAACGGGCCGCGGCGCTCCTTCGAAGGGCATCGCCGCATCCTCACCGCCATCGAAAGGGGCGACGGCCGGGCCGCCTACGAGGCCATGGTGAGCCACATCGCCGACGTCGAACGCCTGAGCCTGCACCAGATCACCGAGGAGCCGTCCCTGGCGATCCTGGACGAGGCGCCGACACCACCGGGCCCGCCGACGCCCGCACCCGGCGGACCGCCAGGGACCGCAAGCGACACGCCACCGGACAGCGGGCACTGA